Within the Telopea speciosissima isolate NSW1024214 ecotype Mountain lineage chromosome 4, Tspe_v1, whole genome shotgun sequence genome, the region AGAGCTCTTAATTAATGAATCGTGAGGGGAGGTTTGCCATTGAAGTCCACACGCGCATTataaatggaaatttttttggtgaaattaaaaataaaataaaggaaaaagaacgctatTATATTAGGACTGGTTTTGATCGGGTCTAATCGACCCCATCAATTTAAGGTTTCACATCGTTACCAATCGTTTATTTAATCGGTACATAGGCTAGGCAGGGACAAGTTTTTATTGCGGCCAATCAAGTTATAATCAGACTTCAAATGAATTAAGCGAATTGATCACGCTTTGAACGAGCCATAACCGAGTTATAATTACGCTAGCTAGGCATAGACGGGTTACTTGGGCTTTTAATGGTTGAGTGCCGGTGCCGGTCTGTCTTGGTCAAGTGTCCGTTAGACTATAATCAGACAAGGCCTAAGGGTATTAATCGGTATGGTTTCACTATTTGGTTTAGTTTCAGTTCAATGCAAGAGACAAAAAGGAGACATCAAAATCTTATCGTACAAAGAACAAGAATGCATTTTCAATATCAAAATCATACTGAATCGATTTGGTTTCAGTACaatttaatttggtttcataaacggtttcttatttggttttaaTAAGCAATGGTTGATatgattttatttggtttgaaaatCTAGATACTAAAAGATACATATACATCATGCATTAttattatacatatatattcTTATTAAATTAACCATATCCAACGCAATTGTCTCTCactattatttattaaattaaccatccaaatctatatatatatatatatatataagatatataATATACAATACAATTATTATAAATGTGTATTCTTGGTTCGATTCGGGAATAGATAATGTGGTATGATTTGATTTATACTGACTGCTTTTGTTTTAGATATCGAAAGTCGAAACCATACCATATTGAAGAAGATTCCTTTTCTAAAGATCGAAATTGTATCGATCCTTCATTGATTCAGTTTGATACTCTTTTAAACGATCTGTTTCGATATTCAGTATTTGATTTcgattccaaattgacacccttaaaccATGGCCGAGACCGTATCATTTACTAATCGTGGGTCCAATGGATTGAGCCAGCATTTGACACTCCATAATGGGGTGATCGTCTTTTTGACAGTTGATAGttattaattaaagaaaattttatttaaataatactAGTGTTGCAGTCCACCCACATCATTTTCCctggaaaataaaacaaaaagggaagCACTTTACtgtacaggagtgtggcctTTGCCAGCactccttgtgtctatctctctcctccttaaaacaagggggcagaggtgtcttttcacatggggaggagagagatagactcatggtgtggcctacgccagcactcccggacagagatctttttcccaaaaaaataaaacaagaagagaaaatcCCTCAAGTAGGGCTTTAAAAATTCTATTTAGCCGCATGGTCTAGTCCATTTGGGTACCGGAACTACTAATAGAGACTATTAAGGgggaataaaaaacaaaaatttctaAATAGGACTTAATTTTATGGAGAATAGAACACTACATGGTCGTGCGCCTTGCATTGCGACCACACCCAAACACAAAACCGCTTTGGGGCATGTTGTTGCCAAGATCTTCCTCTCGCAATCCGGTTCAAGCCTGCACATAGAGGAATCAAAAGACAAATTGGGTGAGTGCCCTAGAATTTAGTTTcagggggactctccgatgcttaagttagatctcagAGTAAAACAGCAATTAACAAGGTTGGAGATGGAAAGCTTGGTTCCAAAGTTTCAAGGTCTAAGCCAATggtctcatcaaaaaaaaaaaaaaggtctaaGCCAATGGAACAGTAGTAATTAAGAATGATGGACCTCAGTCAATGTTCAAATACCTTTTCTTATTTGGACGTAGTTTTCTTATTTATGTGATGTTGTCTGAAATGTCACTCTTGTCCTTAGAGTTGCGTATTCCTCAAGTTAAGCGAAAGATCTGAGCGGGAACCGTTAACCAGATTTGTTAATACTTGAGTTGGTGTTGTCAGTGATTGTACTCTTGGTAGACCACGTGTAACGTTCCTTACGCGTGATTCCGGCGTGAGGCAATGCCTGAAGGTCCAACCGGGTTGTCATTTATTATTTCCTGAACTATTATTTGGTTTGGCCCTGTTACATGTATCCTCATACTATTGGAGATCAGATTATGTGTATATCAAGACGCCCTGGAAAAATCTACCTTTACATGGGGGCAAGACGGTCATTTCTAGGAGCCCCAAGGCGGTTTGTGTCCGAGCTTGGTAGCCATGCTAAGCGGAGGACCGGGTAGCATTCTTTTCACCCTAATTTTCGCAGTGCAAGCCGTCCCTACACCCAAACACAGTGACTTACAAAATGACCGCCAAACCCCTAGTCATTTCTACCTTTCTAGAAGGGTGCAATGGTCATTTAGAGCGTCATATGTCTGGATGCAAGAGCGGCGTGCAATACGGGACCGGGTGGCATTGTTTCTTCCTCGTGTAATTATTATACGCAAAAGAGTTGTTGAGTAAGAACCGAACCGAACGTGCTGGTGTGGCAGCACGAACTGCGCGTGTTAAGTGTGACTTGGCTTGGAGGTTGACTTGGGTATTTCAATACTTGAGAATTGAGGCATCATTTCCTTAAGCCACGGgcaccccaaaaataaaataagattggGTGAGATAGTGACGGGGCCCGAAGTTGCGACTTTAGCACACGGGGTTTCCGTCTTCGGCACTTCAAACAAGAGAGTTTGAAATaagaataactgaataaaagGATACGTAGAAAGACTCGGCGACGGTTTACTAGTCTGAGTCTCCCACTCCCAAACTGGCATGGTCAAATATTAATTCTCTTTCTCACAGGTCTGAACTGTGAACTGAGAACTGAGaactttctttctctctttatcgTTTCTGAATTCTCTCTCATTCCTCCTTCTCAACCCTAATTAATAACTATCTGAATGCGTATATTCTTCGAGTCTCTgaaaaatcataatttttttttccttccctcaCAGCTACCTCTAGTACAAAATCAATGGCTTCTACTTGTACTTGTAACTGTAAgtttccacttcttcttcttcttctgttattGTTTGTTTTGATCATCGCCTTCTGTTCGGAGAGCTGTTATGGTCAAAGGACCTTCGGCTTCGATGTTCATCACAGGTTCTCTGATTCCATCAGACAAGTTTTCCCAATCGACCACTTACCGGAGAAGGGAAGTTTTGATTACTATAGAGCTTTGGCCCATCGAGACCGATTTTTTCATGGCCGTCGACTTGCCAACACTAGCAACGACGATCAGATTCTTACTTTTGCCGATGGAAATACGACTTATCTCGTGACATCTTTGGGATTGTATGCCGCCCCTGCTTTCTTAAATCTtaatcctctttttcttcattggtTCCTTTCCTGAGTTTCATAGTTTCGTTACAGAAAGAATTAATTAAGAGAGTAATTACTGTCTTATTTCAGTTTGCATTACGCCAGTGTTTCTTTGGGGACGCCGGGTGTCTCATTTTTTGTGGCACTCGACACGGGAAGTGATCTATTTTGGGTACCCTGCAATTGCAGCAGCTGCGCCCATTCCTTGCGAAGTAGTAACGGAGATGTAAGTTGAAATTTTCCCTTGCAAAGTTTGTCTTTGATTCATTTGGTACCCTCTCCCGTTTCTGTATAAGGTCCAACCGTCCAAGGCAGAACAGCAGAACAGGTcactgttttatttttctttctatttgcTTCATTTTTccacccagtttttttttttttttcttttttctttcggAGTGGGTTTTGAATGTTTGAGACTAGGTTTCAATATGTTTGTTTTCAACTGACAGCTGAAAACAATTATCTACATGATCATTGGATTGAATTGCGGTGTCAGGTTGTCATTAGTTGTGTAGTTCTTGGGATTTATTAGCCCATATATGGTGAAGAGATGTTTTTGAGTATGTAACACATGGAGAAGGTGATTATTATCCATATTTAGCTCTAGCTGTAAAGACATAGTCAAATTCAGATACATAATATGGTTGATTGTTGTAGACTTTTATCTGAGAACCAAACATAGTGATTTTTCACAGATCTTGTTCTTGACTACATAAACAACTATGGAGAGTGAGGGGTTTATTTGTGGAAGTATGAATACATGAATGGTGGTTTAAATCTGAGTTGCCAAAACGATAAATTGTTCTAATCTTGTTAGGTTGTTTTGTGAAATCAGGGAATCAGTCATCTATGCAATTGTTTGCTAGGTGGAGTCTAGTATCATAAGATATAGGAACAAGAATTTAATTGTTGTCAACAACCATGGAACGTCCTACAATATCTAAACCCAGTTCAAAACAGTTTACAAGATAAGCAATGTGCCATTCACTTGGCTTCTCTTCCACTAGGCACTACTTTTGTTTCCAATTTGATCAATttacctttaattttttttagcaAGTTTTCCACAGAATCTTGAATTGTGATATGATTATATTTCAGAATGTTGTACCACTTAAAATTTACAACTTCTTGTGTATGAGGGTTTTTTTATAGTTCTCCCTAAAAACCTCATGTTGTAACAGGTGAATCTAAACATTTACAGTCCTAGTGCATCATTTACGAGCAAAAACGTCCCCTGTAACAGCAGTTTGTGTGAACAAAAATACGAATGCCATATAAACCAAAGCACATGTCCCTATGAAGTACTGTATCTTTCTGCTGATACTTCAACTTCTGGATATCTGGTTGAGGATGTTTTGCACTTGACAACAGATTATAGTCAGCCAGAATCTGTTGATCCACACGTCACATTTGGGTAACATTACTATGATATTATTGACATTTTTGCATAGAGTTTTCTAATTTCATATCTATTTGGATAAAATCGTCCCTTTGCTTCCATATTTTGCTTTTGTACCATTAAGCATGTATTTGATAAGTTTGCGGTTGGAGACACCTTGTCTGATCTGATAATAATACCTTGTTTGAGCAGCTGTGGTCAAGTTGAGGCTGGTTCTTTTTTGGATGGTGCTGCCCCCAATGGTCTATTTGGACTTGGTATGGATAAAGTATCCGTCCCTAGCATTTTATCAAGTGCAGACCTTACTGCAAATTCTTTTTCCATGTGCTTTGGATCTGATGGGATTGGAAGAATCAACTTTGGTGACAAAGGTAGCCCTGACCAAGCGGAAACTACGTTCAACGTTAATCAACCACAGTGAGTGGCCATTTCTTTGTTTGCTTATGGTATATTATATAGCTGATTTATGGTGTTAATTTTGACCGAAATGAAATGATTGTGATGCTGATATTTTCTCTTGAAATTTGTGCTCCAGCCCGACATATAATATCAGTGTGACTCAAATAACTGTGGGGACAAATCTCATGAATGTTAATTTCACTGCAATTTTTGACACCGGTACCTCATTCACATACTTGAATGATCCAGTCTATACGCATCTTACTAAGAGTGTAAGTAATTCGGTTATTGAAATTCATTATGATTCTAAAACCACTAATATTAAATGTGATAGTTATGTCTCTATTGCAGTTTAATGCACAGATCCAAGACAAACGCCGTCCATTTGATTCCAGCAATCCTTTTGATTATTGTTATGACCCAAGGTTGTTTATCTGGAATATTAGCTGATGTTTGTAGTTGTTAATTTTCATCTTGGACACCCTAATCAATATTTCTTTAAAATACGCAGTTCGACttcttcaaacttaacaataCCCGCATTGAATCTAACCATGGGAGGTGGAGGCCAGTTTCATGTTTATGATCCCATAGTTGTCTTTGGCAGTGGGGTAATGAAATATTATTTCTATTACACTATGTCTTCTCTTTGCTTCTATTTCAGAAAGTATTCATAATTGTTGAATTGATGTTGCAGAAtacaatttcattttattgtttggCTGTTGTCAAGAGCAGTGGTGTGAATATCATTGGACGTAagtgttcttttttcttgacctttttttatatttgcaTTACAAAAAAATGTTTACGTTTCTCTTGGTATTTGGTATTGTGATCCTTTCTTTATGCTTAAATTCAATGATACTTTTGGGATTGTTGTTTGTCCTTTcatatactctctctctctctctctcatgtgtgTGTAGGATTATAGTACTGCATGCAAACCATCGaaaattgaattttgttttcGTTAGCAATAGGCAACTTTTATTGACTTTGGAAGCAGTGTAGTCAAAGCATCTTCTGGACACTAGCTCAGCGCTAGTCGATCATT harbors:
- the LOC122657967 gene encoding aspartyl protease family protein 1-like isoform X1; protein product: MASTCTCNCKFPLLLLLLLLFVLIIAFCSESCYGQRTFGFDVHHRFSDSIRQVFPIDHLPEKGSFDYYRALAHRDRFFHGRRLANTSNDDQILTFADGNTTYLVTSLGFLHYASVSLGTPGVSFFVALDTGSDLFWVPCNCSSCAHSLRSSNGDVNLNIYSPSASFTSKNVPCNSSLCEQKYECHINQSTCPYEVLYLSADTSTSGYLVEDVLHLTTDYSQPESVDPHVTFGCGQVEAGSFLDGAAPNGLFGLGMDKVSVPSILSSADLTANSFSMCFGSDGIGRINFGDKGSPDQAETTFNVNQPHPTYNISVTQITVGTNLMNVNFTAIFDTGTSFTYLNDPVYTHLTKSFNAQIQDKRRPFDSSNPFDYCYDPSSTSSNLTIPALNLTMGGGGQFHVYDPIVVFGSGNTISFYCLAVVKSSGVNIIGQNFMTGYLIVFDREKSVLGWTESDCYAVNGSSTTNTQPKTTTSPPPKSPRNSTAMPPASAAGPGSVSPESAKRSGNDSLSSGAPSASVQWSQSLNLCNCRSLILFLVFFTII